In one Candidatus Polarisedimenticolia bacterium genomic region, the following are encoded:
- a CDS encoding lysophospholipid acyltransferase family protein: MNLLRLTAIVLLTTILGSFGILLCLIVPSGDAVLPLARFWARCILALSRVRLEVSGREKIRPPGPYLFLSNHQSQFDILAVVLAIPVQFRILAKKELFYIPIFGWVLKLAGFVGIDRSNREKAIASLDAAAVRLRHGRSLLIYAEGTRSHDGTLLPFKKGGFVLALQAGVPVIPIGIRGSREVLPKGSLKIRPGTIQISLGDPIDPARYAPQDKEGLMGEVRRSMEGLLAAEA; the protein is encoded by the coding sequence ATGAACCTGCTCCGGCTCACCGCCATCGTGCTGCTCACCACGATCCTCGGATCCTTCGGGATCCTCCTCTGCCTGATCGTGCCCAGCGGCGACGCGGTCCTCCCTCTGGCGCGCTTCTGGGCGCGCTGCATCCTGGCCCTCAGCCGCGTGCGCCTGGAGGTGAGCGGACGGGAGAAGATCCGGCCTCCCGGCCCCTACTTGTTCCTCTCCAACCACCAAAGCCAGTTCGACATCCTCGCGGTCGTCCTGGCGATCCCGGTGCAGTTCCGCATCCTGGCGAAGAAGGAGCTGTTCTACATCCCGATCTTCGGGTGGGTGCTCAAGCTGGCCGGCTTCGTCGGGATCGATCGGAGCAACCGGGAAAAGGCGATCGCCAGCCTCGACGCCGCTGCCGTGCGCCTGCGCCACGGCCGATCGCTGCTCATCTATGCCGAAGGGACCCGCTCGCACGACGGCACGCTGCTTCCTTTCAAGAAGGGAGGGTTCGTCCTGGCGCTGCAGGCGGGAGTGCCGGTGATTCCGATCGGGATCCGGGGCAGCCGCGAGGTCCTTCCCAAGGGAAGCCTGAAGATCCGTCCCGGCACGATCCAGATCTCTCTGGGCGACCCGATCGATCCGGCGCGCTATGCGCCGCAGGACAAGGAAGGGCTGATGGGAGAGGTGCGCAGGAGCATGGAAGGGCTGCTGGCGGCCGAGGCCTAG